In Longimicrobium sp., a genomic segment contains:
- a CDS encoding ATP-dependent 6-phosphofructokinase — protein MADGGRGIRRIAINTGGGDAPGLNGVIRAATLAALNEGWEVLGIRRGYMGVLEPEVDGEAGVFPLNAHAVRGIAHLGGTILGTTTRGNPFGLEVRQPDGTWGKVDRSDEIIEAFQRLEIDALIAIGGDGSLNIAHALHRKGLPVIGVPKTIDNDLRATDVTFGFQTAVEVATDAIGRLHSTAEAHQRVMVVQVMGRHTGWIAVESGIAGGADVILIPEIPYHLDRIAEKVRERDQHGRRFSIVVAAEGASPAGGQPSYVDASGRYGGIADRLAEEIEILTGKETRPLVLGHIQRGGSPIAYDRNLAMRFGAAAVRCIKEGSLGTMVALQGAHVRAVPLAEAISEIKRVPLDDDMVVSARQLGISFGD, from the coding sequence ATGGCCGACGGGGGACGCGGCATCCGCCGCATTGCGATCAACACCGGCGGCGGCGACGCGCCGGGGCTGAACGGCGTGATCCGCGCCGCCACGCTGGCGGCGCTGAACGAGGGGTGGGAGGTGCTGGGGATCCGCCGCGGCTACATGGGCGTGCTGGAGCCCGAGGTCGACGGCGAGGCGGGCGTCTTTCCGCTGAACGCCCACGCCGTGCGCGGCATCGCCCACCTGGGCGGCACCATCCTGGGCACCACCACGCGCGGCAACCCGTTCGGCCTGGAGGTGCGCCAGCCGGACGGCACGTGGGGGAAGGTGGACCGTTCCGACGAGATCATCGAGGCCTTCCAGCGGCTGGAGATCGACGCCCTGATCGCCATCGGCGGCGACGGGTCGCTGAACATCGCCCACGCGCTGCACCGCAAGGGGCTGCCGGTGATCGGCGTGCCCAAGACCATCGACAACGATCTGCGGGCGACGGACGTCACCTTCGGCTTCCAGACGGCGGTGGAGGTGGCCACCGACGCCATCGGCCGCCTGCACTCGACCGCCGAGGCGCACCAGCGGGTGATGGTGGTGCAGGTGATGGGGCGCCACACCGGCTGGATCGCGGTGGAGAGCGGGATCGCGGGCGGCGCCGACGTGATCCTGATCCCCGAGATCCCGTACCACCTGGACCGCATCGCCGAGAAGGTGCGCGAGCGCGACCAGCACGGCCGCCGCTTCAGCATCGTGGTGGCCGCCGAGGGCGCCAGCCCGGCCGGGGGGCAGCCCAGCTACGTGGACGCGAGCGGGCGCTACGGCGGCATCGCCGACCGCCTGGCCGAGGAGATCGAGATCCTCACCGGCAAGGAGACGCGGCCGCTGGTGCTGGGCCACATCCAGCGCGGCGGCAGCCCGATCGCGTACGACCGCAACCTGGCCATGCGCTTCGGGGCGGCGGCAGTGCGCTGCATCAAGGAGGGGAGCCTGGGGACGATGGTGGCCCTGCAGGGCGCCCACGTCCGCGCCGTCCCCCTCGCCGAGGCCATCTCCGAGATCAAGCGCGTGCCCCTGGACGACGACATGGTGGTCTCCGCCCGCCAGCTCGGTATCTCGTTCGGGGATTGA
- a CDS encoding alpha/beta hydrolase: protein MNRARASSRLALAALALLVGRAATAVAQTADPSLNTEPCTIPELDGPARCGTLQVWENREARSGRRIPIRFVVIPATGAAAAKEAIVYFAGGPGETSTDEAAFTAQRLAGARDTRDLLIMDSRGTGASNPLPCEISTPGNLQSYLVEFFTPDGVARCAAALQPRADVTRYASAPVADDLEELRAGLGYERLDLFGESYGTRTALVYLRRHPGHVRAILMFGAVPTDIRYPLTVAEDAEAAIAGVFAGCARDPGCHAAFPDPAADLRASLRRLDAGPAEATVVDPQSGGVATVRLSRERFAEALRYMAYVASTSALIPAVVNRAARGDFGPAAEEALYWRMGMVSGSSRGDYLAVTCPEDVDFVDTAEAARLARGGWFGDWRVRDQKAACAAWPHPTLPASFADPIRSEVPVLVVNGQLDPATAPQHARRMLRGFPNGRLVMIPSAGHSTYGLVGADECWVALQVAFIRTADAKAVDASCMERVTRPPFPTAIASGGVMEMDSAALARFAGHYSGQFHGMAMSVEMRVAGGRLHQVFLGRDIPLLPVGPNRFRFQNTPHLIITFRESGGAVTGFQVADGNAPAETFTRVAAP, encoded by the coding sequence ATGAACCGAGCCCGCGCATCGTCCCGCCTCGCCCTGGCCGCCCTGGCGCTCCTGGTCGGGCGCGCCGCAACCGCTGTCGCGCAGACCGCCGATCCGTCGCTGAACACCGAGCCGTGCACCATCCCCGAGCTGGACGGGCCGGCGCGGTGCGGCACCCTGCAGGTGTGGGAGAACCGCGAGGCGCGGAGCGGGCGCCGCATCCCCATCCGCTTCGTGGTGATCCCCGCCACCGGCGCGGCGGCGGCGAAGGAGGCGATCGTCTACTTCGCGGGCGGGCCGGGGGAGACGTCGACCGACGAGGCGGCCTTCACGGCGCAGCGGCTCGCCGGCGCCCGCGACACGCGCGACCTGCTGATCATGGACAGCCGCGGCACCGGCGCCTCCAACCCGCTCCCCTGCGAGATCTCCACCCCGGGCAATCTCCAGAGCTACCTGGTCGAGTTCTTCACGCCCGACGGCGTGGCCCGCTGCGCCGCCGCGCTCCAGCCGCGCGCCGACGTCACGCGGTACGCCTCCGCGCCGGTCGCGGACGACCTGGAGGAGCTGCGCGCGGGGCTGGGCTACGAGCGGCTGGACCTGTTCGGCGAGTCGTACGGCACGCGCACGGCGCTGGTCTACCTCCGCCGCCACCCCGGGCACGTTCGCGCGATCCTGATGTTCGGCGCGGTGCCGACCGACATCCGCTACCCGCTCACCGTGGCCGAAGATGCGGAGGCGGCCATCGCGGGCGTGTTCGCCGGCTGCGCGCGCGACCCCGGCTGCCACGCCGCCTTCCCCGACCCCGCCGCCGACCTGCGCGCCAGCCTGCGCCGTCTGGACGCCGGCCCCGCCGAGGCGACGGTCGTCGATCCGCAGAGCGGCGGGGTGGCCACCGTGCGCCTGTCGCGCGAGCGCTTCGCCGAGGCGCTGCGGTACATGGCCTACGTGGCCAGCACGTCGGCGCTCATCCCCGCGGTGGTGAACCGCGCGGCGCGGGGGGATTTCGGGCCGGCGGCGGAAGAGGCGCTGTACTGGCGGATGGGGATGGTGAGCGGCTCCAGCCGCGGCGACTACCTGGCCGTCACCTGTCCCGAGGACGTGGATTTCGTCGACACCGCCGAGGCGGCGCGGCTGGCGCGCGGGGGGTGGTTCGGCGACTGGCGCGTGCGCGACCAGAAGGCTGCCTGCGCCGCGTGGCCGCATCCCACCCTCCCCGCGTCGTTCGCCGACCCGATCCGCTCGGAGGTCCCTGTGCTCGTGGTCAACGGCCAGCTGGACCCCGCCACCGCGCCGCAGCATGCCCGGCGGATGCTGCGCGGTTTCCCCAACGGGCGGCTGGTGATGATCCCCAGCGCGGGGCACTCCACCTACGGCCTGGTGGGTGCCGACGAGTGCTGGGTCGCCCTGCAGGTGGCCTTCATCCGCACGGCGGACGCGAAGGCGGTCGACGCCTCGTGCATGGAGCGCGTCACCCGGCCGCCGTTCCCCACCGCGATCGCCTCCGGCGGAGTGATGGAGATGGATTCGGCGGCGCTCGCCCGCTTCGCCGGGCACTACTCCGGCCAGTTCCACGGCATGGCGATGTCGGTGGAGATGCGCGTGGCCGGAGGTCGGCTGCACCAGGTCTTCCTCGGGCGCGACATCCCCCTGCTCCCGGTTGGCCCCAACCGCTTCCGCTTCCAGAACACGCCGCACCTCATCATCACCTTCCGCGAATCCGGCGGCGCCGTCACCGGCTTCCAGGTGGCCGACGGCAACGCCCCGGCGGAGACGTTCACGCGCGTCGCGGCGCCGTAA
- a CDS encoding DNA-3-methyladenine glycosylase, translated as MTTRRPHRTLPPPEALDHLRRADPVLRGVIDRLGPIEITHEPDLWWSLVDAIVSQQVSVYAAAAIVGRVAALGTSGRPTPAEIAVTDEDTLRGAGLSRPKVKYIKDLAVRWVDGSLRHDLIPSMTDEEVIAELTQVKGIGVWTAEMILIFTLGRPDVLPVDDLGIRAAAQQLYGLPERPGRDELLRIGEPWRPWRTLASRYLWRSLGKTPVVAPDDPAAAKLAP; from the coding sequence GTGACCACCCGCCGCCCGCACCGCACCCTCCCGCCGCCCGAGGCGCTGGACCACCTCCGCCGCGCCGATCCCGTCCTGCGCGGGGTGATCGACCGGCTGGGGCCGATCGAGATCACCCACGAGCCGGACCTGTGGTGGTCGCTGGTGGACGCCATCGTCAGCCAGCAGGTGTCGGTGTACGCGGCCGCGGCAATCGTCGGCCGCGTCGCCGCGCTGGGCACCAGCGGCCGCCCCACGCCCGCCGAGATCGCCGTCACCGATGAGGACACGCTGCGCGGCGCGGGGCTCAGCCGCCCCAAGGTGAAGTACATCAAGGACCTGGCGGTGCGGTGGGTGGATGGGTCGCTCCGCCACGATCTCATCCCCTCGATGACGGACGAGGAGGTGATCGCCGAGCTGACGCAGGTGAAGGGGATCGGGGTGTGGACCGCGGAGATGATCCTCATCTTCACCCTCGGCCGCCCCGACGTGCTGCCGGTGGACGACCTGGGGATCCGCGCCGCCGCGCAGCAGCTGTACGGCCTGCCCGAGCGCCCCGGCCGCGACGAGCTGCTGCGGATCGGCGAGCCGTGGCGGCCGTGGCGCACCCTGGCGTCGCGCTACCTCTGGCGCAGCCTGGGCAAGACGCCCGTCGTCGCCCCCGACGATCCCGCCGCGGCGAAGCTGGCTCCGTAG
- a CDS encoding SDR family oxidoreductase translates to MLLEGKVALVTGASRGIGAATARELAAHGAAVGVNWWRSEAAARDVVAAIEAAGGRALALGADVRDADAVRAMTDRLAAEFGGVDVVVNSALHNYRFDPVANPRFEAMEWSGFQDQIDGTVKAAVNTCQAALPHFRARGGGRVVNILTNLITNPVVAYHAYTTAKSAMLGFSRNLAAELGPENVTVNMIGGGLIMGTAASEPTTPEVQEIVRGATPLRRLGRPEDVGRAVVALASDLMAFATGQYIAIDGGLTMP, encoded by the coding sequence ATGCTGCTGGAGGGAAAGGTCGCGCTGGTGACCGGCGCGTCGCGCGGGATCGGGGCGGCCACCGCGCGCGAGCTGGCCGCGCACGGGGCCGCCGTCGGCGTGAACTGGTGGCGGAGCGAGGCCGCCGCGCGCGACGTCGTTGCCGCCATCGAGGCGGCGGGCGGCCGGGCGCTCGCCCTGGGCGCCGACGTGCGCGACGCCGACGCGGTGCGGGCGATGACCGACCGGCTCGCGGCGGAATTCGGCGGGGTGGACGTGGTGGTGAACAGCGCGCTGCACAACTACCGCTTCGATCCCGTCGCCAACCCGCGCTTCGAGGCGATGGAGTGGAGCGGCTTCCAGGACCAGATCGACGGCACGGTGAAGGCCGCCGTGAACACCTGCCAGGCCGCGCTCCCGCACTTCCGGGCGCGCGGCGGCGGGCGCGTGGTCAACATCCTCACCAACCTCATCACCAACCCCGTGGTGGCCTATCACGCGTACACGACGGCCAAGAGCGCCATGCTGGGGTTCAGCCGCAACCTGGCCGCGGAGCTGGGGCCGGAGAACGTGACCGTGAACATGATCGGGGGCGGGCTGATCATGGGCACCGCCGCGTCGGAGCCCACCACGCCCGAGGTGCAGGAGATCGTGCGCGGCGCCACCCCGCTGCGCCGCCTCGGCCGCCCCGAGGACGTCGGCCGCGCCGTGGTCGCGCTGGCGTCGGACCTCATGGCCTTCGCCACCGGCCAGTACATCGCGATCGACGGCGGGCTGACGATGCCGTGA
- a CDS encoding plastocyanin/azurin family copper-binding protein has product MRMTNRLPLLGMVALLAACGGGDKTSDNGGAAAGTDTTTAAAAPAAAPAPAAAPAAQGNVVEVHMVTTPDGANGHFEPANVTVKKGDTVRFITDGKTVHNVSFPPAENAGKANLPPTGTYLTAPNQNYDVSTAGMDAGTYNFQCDPHAPMGMKGVLTVQ; this is encoded by the coding sequence ATGCGGATGACGAACCGGCTCCCGCTGCTGGGCATGGTGGCGCTGCTTGCCGCGTGCGGCGGCGGGGACAAGACGAGCGACAACGGCGGCGCCGCCGCCGGCACCGACACCACCACGGCCGCCGCGGCCCCGGCCGCCGCGCCCGCCCCCGCCGCGGCCCCGGCCGCGCAGGGCAACGTGGTCGAGGTGCACATGGTCACCACGCCGGACGGCGCGAACGGGCACTTCGAGCCGGCCAACGTGACGGTGAAGAAGGGCGACACCGTGCGCTTCATCACCGACGGCAAGACCGTGCACAACGTGTCGTTCCCGCCGGCCGAGAACGCGGGGAAGGCCAACCTGCCCCCGACCGGCACGTACCTGACCGCGCCGAACCAGAACTACGACGTGTCGACGGCCGGCATGGACGCGGGCACCTACAACTTCCAGTGCGACCCGCACGCCCCCATGGGCATGAAGGGCGTCCTGACGGTGCAGTAA
- the tssH gene encoding type VI secretion system ATPase TssH, giving the protein MLELKVLVEKLNPVCRRAMEQAAALCARQTHHDVEVEHLLLSLLGIPGADAPRIVRHLGVDPAITSRELTAAVDRLRRGNTRTPALSPHLLHLFERAWLASSLYLGDGAIRSGAILAAALDDETLRGVLRGSAPSLLQIPRETLHARLRELLRADGGEESASPASPSSSPASSSPSSVDGGTGALERFTVDLTAEARARRMDPVRGRDAEIRQLVDVLMRRRQNNPILVGDAGVGKTAVVEGFAQAIADGRVPAPLRNASVRLLDLGLLQAGAGVKGEFEERVKRVIEEVKASPEPLILFIDEAHALIGAGGAEGQGDAANLLKPALARGELRTIAATTWPEYKKHFEKDAALTRRFQLVRVDEPDLDSAMEMLRGIVDRLERHHGVRVLDEAVRDAVKLSHRYIPARRLPDKAVSVLDTACARVAIARGATPPPIEDADRRIGRAALELEILRREQAAGSDHRTRVEELEDVLEAARSARRELDDRWRAERERVQGIEELRAEAGALPAHAPAAERDRIARELHALEADLEAVQGAEPLVPSCVSSRVVAAVISGWTGVPVGKILKDEVRAVLALRQMLEDRIVGQPEALETIARRIRTFRAALDDPSKPVGVFLLAGPSGVGKTETVLALADYLYGGERNLVTINMSEYQEAHTVSGLKGAPPGYVGYGTGGVLTEAVRRRPYSVVLLDEVEKAHPDVMELFYQVFDKGTLEDGQGTPVDFRNTLIFLTSNAGADEIARICTGGRRPRADELADAIRPALLHWFRPAFLGRLVVVPFYPLGDGDIREIVELRLAEVQRRFWEAHRAELTYEDSVVDHIAARCTEVESGARNVDHILSHHVLPELSALVLERMTRGSRFDAVHLAPGPQGGFRFELSPGDRGRGTGDRAQVSVPAIASYDDLAAEVGG; this is encoded by the coding sequence ATGCTGGAGCTCAAGGTCCTCGTCGAAAAGCTCAACCCCGTCTGCCGCCGCGCGATGGAGCAGGCGGCGGCGCTGTGCGCGCGGCAGACGCACCACGACGTGGAGGTCGAGCACCTCCTCCTTTCCCTGCTCGGCATCCCCGGCGCCGACGCGCCGCGCATCGTGCGCCACCTGGGCGTGGACCCGGCGATCACTTCCCGCGAGCTGACCGCCGCGGTGGACCGGCTGCGGCGCGGCAACACCCGCACGCCCGCCCTCTCTCCCCATCTCCTGCACCTGTTCGAGCGCGCCTGGCTGGCGTCGTCGCTCTACCTGGGCGATGGCGCCATCCGATCGGGCGCCATCCTGGCCGCGGCGCTCGACGACGAGACGCTGCGCGGCGTTCTCCGCGGTTCCGCGCCGTCGCTGCTCCAGATCCCCCGCGAAACGCTCCACGCCCGGCTGCGCGAGCTGCTGCGCGCGGACGGCGGCGAGGAATCGGCATCCCCCGCATCTCCATCTTCATCCCCCGCTTCTTCATCTCCTTCGTCCGTCGACGGCGGGACGGGGGCGCTGGAGCGCTTCACCGTGGACCTGACGGCCGAGGCGCGGGCGCGGCGGATGGACCCGGTGCGCGGGCGCGACGCCGAGATCCGGCAGCTGGTGGACGTGCTGATGCGCCGCCGCCAGAACAACCCGATCCTGGTGGGCGACGCGGGGGTGGGGAAGACGGCGGTGGTGGAGGGCTTCGCGCAGGCGATCGCCGACGGGCGCGTGCCCGCGCCGCTGAGGAACGCGAGCGTGCGGCTGCTCGACCTGGGGCTGCTGCAGGCGGGCGCGGGGGTGAAGGGCGAGTTCGAGGAGCGGGTGAAGCGGGTGATCGAGGAGGTGAAGGCCAGCCCCGAGCCGCTGATCCTGTTCATCGACGAGGCGCACGCGCTGATCGGCGCCGGCGGCGCGGAGGGGCAGGGCGACGCGGCCAACCTGCTGAAGCCGGCGCTGGCGCGCGGCGAGCTGCGCACCATCGCGGCGACCACCTGGCCCGAGTACAAGAAGCACTTCGAGAAGGACGCCGCGCTCACCCGCCGCTTCCAGCTGGTGCGCGTGGACGAGCCGGACCTGGATTCGGCGATGGAGATGCTGCGCGGGATCGTGGACCGGCTGGAGCGGCACCACGGCGTGCGCGTGCTGGACGAGGCGGTGCGCGACGCGGTGAAGCTCAGCCACCGCTACATCCCCGCGCGGCGGCTGCCGGACAAGGCGGTGAGCGTGCTGGACACGGCGTGTGCCCGCGTGGCCATCGCCCGCGGCGCCACCCCGCCGCCCATCGAGGACGCCGACCGCCGCATCGGCCGGGCGGCGCTGGAGCTGGAGATTTTGCGCCGCGAGCAGGCCGCGGGGTCGGACCATCGCACGCGGGTGGAGGAGCTGGAGGACGTGCTGGAGGCCGCCCGCTCCGCCCGCCGCGAGCTGGACGACCGCTGGCGCGCCGAGCGCGAGCGGGTGCAGGGGATCGAGGAGCTGCGCGCGGAAGCGGGGGCGCTTCCCGCGCACGCGCCGGCCGCCGAGCGCGACCGCATCGCCCGCGAGCTGCACGCGCTGGAGGCCGACCTGGAGGCGGTGCAGGGCGCCGAGCCGCTGGTCCCCAGCTGCGTCTCGTCCCGCGTGGTGGCCGCCGTCATCTCCGGCTGGACCGGCGTGCCCGTGGGCAAGATCCTGAAGGACGAGGTGCGCGCCGTCCTGGCGCTGCGGCAGATGCTGGAGGACCGCATCGTCGGCCAGCCCGAGGCGCTGGAGACCATCGCCCGCCGCATCCGCACCTTCCGCGCGGCGCTCGACGATCCGTCCAAGCCGGTGGGCGTCTTCCTCCTGGCCGGCCCCAGCGGGGTGGGAAAGACGGAGACGGTGCTGGCGCTCGCGGACTATCTCTACGGCGGCGAGCGCAACCTGGTGACCATCAACATGAGCGAGTACCAGGAGGCGCACACCGTCAGCGGCCTGAAGGGCGCGCCGCCGGGGTACGTGGGCTACGGCACCGGCGGCGTGCTGACCGAGGCCGTGCGCCGCCGCCCGTACTCGGTGGTGCTGCTGGACGAGGTGGAGAAGGCGCACCCCGACGTGATGGAGCTGTTCTACCAGGTGTTCGACAAGGGAACGCTGGAGGACGGGCAGGGAACGCCGGTGGACTTCCGCAACACGCTCATCTTCCTGACCTCCAACGCCGGCGCCGACGAGATCGCGCGCATCTGCACGGGCGGGCGGCGCCCGCGCGCCGATGAGCTGGCCGATGCAATCCGCCCCGCGCTGCTGCACTGGTTCCGCCCCGCCTTCCTCGGCCGCCTCGTCGTCGTCCCCTTCTACCCGCTGGGCGACGGCGACATCCGCGAGATCGTGGAGCTGCGGCTGGCCGAGGTGCAGCGCCGCTTCTGGGAGGCGCACCGAGCGGAGCTGACCTACGAGGACAGCGTGGTGGACCACATCGCCGCGCGCTGCACCGAGGTGGAGAGCGGCGCCCGCAACGTGGACCACATCCTGAGCCACCATGTGCTTCCCGAGCTCAGCGCGCTGGTGCTGGAGCGCATGACGCGCGGAAGCCGCTTCGACGCGGTGCACCTGGCGCCGGGGCCGCAGGGCGGGTTCCGGTTCGAGCTGAGCCCGGGGGACAGGGGACGGGGGACGGGGGACAGAGCCCAGGTGTCCGTGCCCGCGATCGCCTCCTACGACGATCTGGCGGCGGAGGTGGGGGGATGA
- a CDS encoding type VI secretion system Vgr family protein, whose translation MALSQNRFPVVVDTPLGADKLVVSNVHGEERISGLFHYSLEMLSDDSALAFDSIVGQGVTVSVSLSNGDKRYFHGLCTRFSQAGTTARGTVYHAELRPWLWMLTLTSDCRIYQNKSVPDIAKAIFGELGYTDFKDSLTGTYDAREYCVQYRETAFDFISRLFEEEGIFYFFEHADGKHTLVLADATSAHAAGPGQARARYGTTGTEQEQDDTVTRVALEGTVIPRKVTLDDYEFTTPSTDLNVSQEGSLFTTEMRDYPGNHAATAKGETRAKVRLEAWEAAQKTLRGEGSHRGFTAGFKFTLAGHVRDDVNGDYVLRSVSFSAGQDHYSNSFEALPAATLFRAPRATPRPVIPGTQTAQVVGKSGEEIWTDQYGRIKVQFHWDRLGTNDENSSCWIRVASGWAGKGWGAIHIPRIGQEVVVSFLEGDPDRPLVTGSVYNAEQTVPYPLPDEQTRSTLKSNSSKGGGAFNEMRFEDKKDSEEIYVRAAKDMNISVKNDRTATIDEGNETLTVTKGKRETTVSEGDNLLTVTKGKRETTVSEGDNLLTVTKGKRTVTVGEGDETLTVSKGKRTVTVDAGDEAHKVGGKRTVEVTGAETHKNTDKFDHSTGGNYTLKVTGDLVIEATGNVTIKAGMGMTVKGGTTMALESGTSFSAKGLSVAVEASAALSAKGSASTTVESSGITQVKGSLVKIN comes from the coding sequence ATGGCGCTGAGCCAGAACCGGTTTCCCGTGGTGGTCGACACGCCGCTGGGAGCGGACAAGCTGGTGGTGAGCAACGTCCACGGCGAGGAGCGCATCTCCGGGCTCTTCCACTACTCGCTGGAGATGCTGAGCGACGACAGCGCGCTCGCCTTCGACAGCATCGTGGGGCAGGGCGTCACCGTCTCCGTCTCGCTCTCCAACGGTGACAAGCGGTACTTCCACGGGCTCTGCACCCGCTTCAGCCAGGCGGGCACCACGGCGCGCGGCACCGTCTACCACGCCGAGCTGCGCCCCTGGCTGTGGATGCTCACCCTCACCAGCGACTGCCGCATCTACCAGAACAAGTCGGTGCCCGACATCGCCAAGGCCATCTTCGGCGAGCTGGGCTACACCGACTTCAAGGACTCGCTCACCGGCACCTACGACGCCCGCGAGTACTGCGTGCAGTACCGCGAGACGGCGTTCGACTTCATCAGCCGGCTCTTCGAGGAAGAGGGGATCTTCTACTTCTTCGAGCACGCCGACGGCAAGCACACGCTGGTGCTGGCCGACGCCACCAGCGCCCACGCCGCCGGCCCCGGCCAGGCCAGGGCGCGCTACGGCACCACTGGCACCGAGCAGGAGCAGGACGACACGGTGACCCGCGTGGCGCTGGAAGGCACCGTCATCCCCAGGAAGGTGACGCTCGACGACTACGAGTTCACCACTCCCTCCACCGACCTGAACGTAAGCCAGGAGGGGTCGCTCTTCACCACCGAGATGCGCGACTACCCCGGCAACCACGCGGCCACGGCCAAGGGCGAGACGCGGGCGAAGGTGCGGCTGGAGGCGTGGGAGGCGGCGCAGAAGACGCTGCGTGGCGAGGGCAGCCACCGCGGCTTCACCGCCGGCTTCAAGTTCACGCTGGCCGGCCACGTCCGCGACGACGTGAACGGCGACTACGTGCTGCGCTCGGTGAGCTTCAGCGCCGGGCAGGACCACTACAGCAACTCGTTCGAGGCGCTTCCCGCCGCCACCCTGTTCCGCGCGCCGCGCGCCACCCCGCGCCCGGTGATCCCGGGGACGCAGACGGCGCAGGTGGTGGGCAAGAGCGGCGAGGAGATCTGGACCGACCAGTACGGGCGGATCAAGGTGCAGTTCCACTGGGACCGGCTGGGCACGAACGACGAGAACAGCAGCTGCTGGATCCGCGTCGCGTCCGGCTGGGCGGGGAAGGGGTGGGGGGCCATCCACATCCCCCGCATCGGCCAGGAGGTGGTCGTCTCCTTCCTCGAGGGCGACCCCGACCGCCCGCTCGTCACGGGAAGCGTCTACAACGCCGAGCAGACGGTGCCGTACCCGCTGCCCGACGAGCAGACCAGGAGCACGCTCAAGTCCAACAGCAGCAAGGGCGGCGGCGCCTTCAACGAGATGCGCTTCGAGGACAAGAAGGACTCGGAGGAGATCTACGTCCGCGCCGCCAAGGACATGAACATCTCGGTGAAGAACGACCGCACCGCCACGATCGACGAGGGGAACGAGACCCTCACCGTTACCAAGGGAAAGCGCGAGACCACCGTCAGCGAGGGCGACAACCTGCTCACCGTGACCAAGGGGAAGCGCGAGACCACGGTGAGCGAGGGCGACAACCTCCTCACCGTCACCAAGGGGAAGCGCACCGTGACCGTGGGCGAGGGCGACGAGACGCTGACGGTGAGCAAGGGGAAGCGGACCGTGACCGTGGACGCGGGCGACGAGGCGCACAAGGTGGGCGGCAAGCGCACGGTGGAGGTCACCGGCGCCGAGACGCACAAGAACACCGACAAGTTCGACCACTCCACCGGCGGCAACTACACGCTGAAGGTCACCGGCGACCTGGTGATCGAGGCCACCGGGAACGTGACCATCAAGGCGGGGATGGGGATGACGGTGAAGGGCGGGACCACCATGGCGCTGGAGAGCGGAACGTCGTTCAGCGCCAAGGGCCTCTCCGTCGCCGTCGAGGCCTCCGCCGCACTCTCCGCCAAGGGCTCCGCGTCGACGACGGTGGAGAGCAGCGGGATCACGCAGGTGAAGGGAAGCCTGGTGAAGATCAACTGA
- a CDS encoding DUF4123 domain-containing protein — translation MSAAPETVDALLEALFRRADDGTPLDAYAVLDGARNPRIAEWIGRRAMDYTCLWAGRLDPALREVAPYLVHLHRREPFTRELLERMWGDSWGVFATANATMEQLRVHFRRLLRVRDERGRRLLFRWYDPRVLRVYLPTCTAAELGEMFGPVERLFAEAEGAAELTSFRRVGVTLETLAIPVLPPPDAG, via the coding sequence GTGAGCGCCGCGCCCGAGACGGTGGACGCGCTGCTGGAGGCGCTCTTCCGGCGCGCCGACGACGGCACGCCGCTGGACGCGTACGCGGTGCTGGACGGCGCGCGCAACCCGCGCATCGCCGAGTGGATTGGCAGGCGGGCGATGGACTACACCTGCCTGTGGGCTGGGCGGCTGGACCCGGCGCTGCGCGAGGTGGCGCCGTACCTGGTCCATCTCCACCGCCGCGAGCCGTTCACGCGCGAGCTGCTGGAGCGGATGTGGGGCGACAGCTGGGGCGTGTTCGCCACCGCCAACGCCACCATGGAGCAGCTGCGCGTGCACTTTCGCCGCCTCCTGCGCGTGCGCGACGAGCGCGGGCGCCGCCTCCTCTTCCGCTGGTACGACCCGCGCGTGCTGCGCGTCTACCTTCCCACCTGCACCGCCGCCGAGCTGGGCGAGATGTTCGGCCCCGTCGAGCGCCTCTTCGCCGAGGCCGAGGGCGCCGCGGAGCTGACCAGCTTCCGCCGTGTGGGCGTAACACTGGAGACGCTCGCCATCCCCGTGCTACCCCCGCCCGACGCGGGGTGA
- a CDS encoding metal-sulfur cluster assembly factor, which translates to MPTEAEIRKALRTVKDPELNLDLVVLGLIYDMKIDGGKVEVTMSLTSPMCPVAGELLEQARAAVESVPGVESADVELTFSPPWTADRIPATIRAALGL; encoded by the coding sequence ATGCCGACCGAAGCCGAGATCCGCAAAGCCCTGCGCACCGTGAAGGACCCGGAGCTGAACCTGGACCTGGTGGTGCTGGGGCTCATCTACGACATGAAGATCGACGGCGGGAAGGTGGAGGTGACCATGTCGCTCACCTCGCCCATGTGCCCCGTGGCCGGCGAGCTGCTGGAGCAGGCGCGCGCCGCGGTCGAGTCCGTGCCCGGCGTGGAGAGCGCCGACGTGGAGCTCACCTTCAGCCCGCCGTGGACGGCCGACCGCATCCCCGCCACCATCCGCGCCGCCCTGGGGCTGTAG